GTCGCCGCGATCAGCAGGGTGGCCACGCCCCATTCGGCGTCGAGCCGGTGGCGCAGCGCCGCGACCGGCACCAGGGCCACGCCGCAGAAGACGGTCAGCCAGGTGAGCAGCCGGTGCCGGTTCTGCCAGTCCTCGTGCCGCAGACCGGTTCCGGCCGGCAGGGCGGCGCGGAGCTGCCGCAGGCAGCGGGCGAACCTGCCCGGACGCCTTGCGGGCCTGCTTGGCAACGTTTTCCTCCGCCTGTGCCCCGATACCGCCGACACGGTCCCGTCGGCCGGGTCTTCGGGGGGCTGAGGCGGGTTCACTCGGTCGGGCGGCCTCAGACGTCGTCGCGGCGCCAGAACCAGCGGGTGGGTCTGGGCAGGGCGACCGCCGCACCACCCAGCGCGGCCGAGGCCAGCACATCGGAACACCGGGGGCAGAGCGGCGCGCCGTCGGCGTGGCGGGGAAGGGTGTCACGCGCGCATCCGACACAGCGGATCGGGCGGACCCCCTTCCCGGGCATGACCATCGGGGCGTCGTTCGCGAACATCTGAGTCATGACAGTTGGTCTCCGTCAGCCGTCCCCTGAGAACCCGCTGTCCGAAGGGATGGCGCGGGTCAACGAACCAATGCGCTCAGTAATCGTATCGCCACAATGAGCGAAGCCGATACATCACAGCACCGGAGTGTGTTCTGTATCGGCAGACCGCCTGAACGGCTTGACCCTCTGGATCAAGTGGTTCATCAGGGTGGGTTGTTCGGAGGATCTATATCCAGATAGCCGGATCTTCCGCCCACTGCTCCTGTAGATCGCCCTGCGGTTTCTTGATCACGCCGGGCACCCCGACGACCACCGCGCCGTCCGGAACGTCGCGCACCACCACGGCATTCGCGCCCACCTGGGCGTTGCGGCCGATCGTGATCGGCCCCAGGACACGCGCCCCGGCGCCCACGACCACCCCGTCCAGCAGGGTGGGGTGACGCTTGACCGGCTCCAGGCTGCGGCCGCCGAGCGTGACGTCCTGATAAAGCATCACGTCGTCACCGATTTCGGCGGTCTCCCCGATGACCACGCCGGTGGCGTGGTCGATGAAGAAACGACGCCCGATGGTGGCACCGGGGTGGATCTCCACCCCGGTGACCATCCGGGTCCACAGCGAGATCAGTCTCGCCGAGACCCGCCAACCACGTAGCCACATCCGGTGGGTGATGCGGTGGCTCCAGATCGCCTGGAGACCGGGGTATCCCAGGATCAGCTCGATGCTGCTGTTCGCCGCCGGATCGCGGTGCTTCGCCGCCGAGAGGTCCTCACGCAGGATCGACAGCCAGCTCATGGGACCACCATTCACTGCCCGCAGGATGTTGGCCAAATTGATCAGTCCACCAGGTCCTTGAAGAGGATCGTGGACAGGTAGCGCTCACCGAACGACGGGATGATCACGACGACGATCTTGCCCGCGAACTCCGGACGGCGCGCCACCTGGTCGGCCGCCCACAGCGCGGCACCGGACGAGATGCCGACCAGCAGGCCCTCTTCCTTGGCCGCGCGGCGCGCCCACTCCACCGCGTCGTCGACCTCGGCGTCGAACACCTCGTCGTAGACCTTGGTGTCGAGGATCTCCGGCACGAAGTTGGCGCCGATGCCCTGGATCGGGTGCGGGCCGGGGGCGCCACCGTTCAGGATCGGCGACAGCTTCGGCTCGACCGCGAAGATCTTGATGTCCGGGTTCTTCTCCTTCAGCACCTGGCCGACACCGGTGATGGTGCCGCCGGTGCCGATGCCCGCGACGACCGCGGCGACCTGGCCGTCGGTGTCGGCCCAGATCTCCTCGGCCGTGGTCTTGCGGTGGATCTGCGGGTTGGCCTCGTTGGCGAACTGACGGGCCAGCACGGCACCGCGCTCGGCACCGATCTCCTCGGCCTTCGCCACAGCGCCCTTCATACCCTCGCTGCCCGGCGTGAGCACCAGCTCGGCGCCGTAGGCACGCAGCAGCGCGCGACGCTCCTTGCTCATCGTCTCCGGCATGGTCAGCACCACGTTGTAGCCGCGGGCCGCACCCACAAAGGCCAGGGCGATACCAGTGTTGCCGCTGGTCGCCTCGACGATGGTGCCGCCGGGCTTGAGCTGACCGGAGGCCTCGGCGGCGTCGATGATCGCCACGCCGATGCGGTCCTTGACGCTGTTGGCCGGGTTGTAGAACTCCAGCTTCGCCGCCACGGTGGCGCCGGCGCCTTCGGTCAGCCGGTTGATACGGACGAGCGGAGTATTTCCGACCAGCTGGGTCGCGTCGTCATAGATCGGCATTGTTGCAGGTCACCCCTTCGAGGACATTCCTTGGCGATATGGTCGAGAAACCGATTCTTCACGCGCCGCCCCGGTGAGGACAACCCCGCGGGCGCGCTGATCTTGCTGTGATCGGCTCAACCCTCGATGAACGAGAGCCGAACCTTCCGCACCGGGTTGTCACCGTTGCTGTCGACCAGCACGACGCTCTGCCAGGTGCCCAGCGCCGGCCGGCCGGAGAGCACGGGGATGCTCACCGACGGGCTGACGAACGCGGGAAGCACGTGGTCCCGGCCGTGGCCGAGACTGCCGTGGCGATGACGGTAGATGTCCTCGACCGGCAGCAGCCGGTCGAGGGCACCCGCCAGATCCGGCTCAGTGCCGGAACCGGTCTCGATCAGGGCGACACCGGCCGTCGCGTGCGGGACGAACACGTTGACCAGCCCGTCGCCCCGCCCGGCGCAGAACTGCGCCAGCTCGTCGGTCAGATCGGTCACCAGCCGATCGCCGGAGCGAACAGTGATCTCGGTGCTCTCCATAGGGTGAACCCTAAGCCTGTCTTGCATGCCCCCCAAGTGGGGCCTTCATCTCACCCCGGGAACAGGCCGTCCTACGAGGTCCTCAGCCAGACCGTGGTGTCGCCGGGCAGCTGGTCACCGGTGATCGGGCTGCTGGCCACGAGCACCTCGCCGGCCGGGAGCGGTGCCGGGATGGTGCCGAAGTTCGTCACGACCTCCCAGCCACCGGGACGGCGGAAACGCAGCACGGCCGCGTCGTCCACCCATTCGAGGGTCTCGGCACCACGCAGCTCACGACGCAGCTTCAGTGCCCGGCGGTAGAGGTTGAGCACCGAGTCCGGATCGGCGTCCTCGCTCTCCACGGCGAACTGCCCGAACCAGTCCGGCTGAGGCAGGTGCGCCCCGCCGCCCCCGAAACCGAACGAGCTACCACCGCCGGCCCGGCGATCCGCGCTCCACGGCAGCGGAACCCGGCAGCCGTCGCGGCCTTTCAGCTGGTTGCCGGTGCGCAGCCAGATCGGGTCGGCGAGCTGGTCCCGGGGGATGTCGGGCACCTCGCGCAGGCCCAGTTCCTCACCCTGGTAGAGGTACATCGAGCCGGGGAGGGCCAGGAGCAGAAGGGTGGACGCCGTGGCGCGCCGGAGTCCGGTGGCGTCGTCCGGGTGCGGGTCGTGTCCGTCGCTGAGCAGCCACTCGTCCAGCCCCCGCAGGCCGATCCCCTGCGGCAGGGCGTAGCGCGTGCGGTGCCGGATCACGTCGTGGTTCGAGAGCACCCAGGTCGACGAGGCACCGGTGGAGGCGGACTCGGCCAGGTTCTCGGTGATGCTCTTGCGGAAACCCTCGAGATCCCAGTCCGCGCGCAGCAGGTCGAAGTTGAACGCCTGCCCGAGCTCGGTCGGCCGGGCGTAGAGGGTTCGCCGTGCGGTGGGCACCCAGGCCTCGGCGACGGCCGCGCGCGGCGGGTCGTACTCGTTGAAGACCTCACGCCACTCGGAGAAGATCGTGTGCACCTCGTCGCGGTCGAACAGCGGGTTGCTGCCGTCCTGCACGAGATCCATCTCCGGGATCGCCGGCATGCTGCGCAGCGGCTCGGAGAGGTCCTTGGCCAGGCCGTGCGCCACGTCCACGCGAAAGCCGTCCACCCCGCGGTCCGACCAGAACCGCAGCGTGGTGCGGAAGTCCTCACGCACCTCCGGGTTGCTCCAGTCGAAATCCGGCTGCTCGGGCGCGAACAGGTGCAGGTACCACTGCCCGTCCGGCACCCGGGTCCAGGCGCTGCCGCCGAAGTGCGACACCCAGTCCGAGGGCGGCTGGTCGCCGTCCGGGCCCAGGCCGTCGCGAAAGACGTAGCGGTCGCGGGCCTTCGAGCCAGGCTCCGCCGCCAGCGCCTCCTGGAACCAGACGTGCCGGTTGGACGAGTGATTGGGCACGATGTCGACGATCAGCCGGATGCCGGCCTCGTGCAGCTTCGCGCTCATCTCGTCGAACTCTTGCAGCGTGCCGAGTTTCGGGTCCACATCGCGGTAGTCGTCCACGTCGTAGCCGCCGTCGGCCAGCGCCGAGGGGTAGAACGGGCTCAGCCACACGGCGTCCACCCCGAGGGACTTCAGGTACGGGACCTTCGCCGTGACCCCCGCGATGTTGCCGATGCCGTCGCCGTCGCTGTCGGCGAAACTGCGCGGGTAGATCTGGTAGACGACGGCCTGACGCCACCAGTCGGCTTCCGGATGGGGGGTGTGCGCCGTGTCAGCGGTGTCAGCGGTGTCAGCGGTGTCAGCGGTGTCAGCCAAGAGTTTCGATCCAATCTCGCCGGGCCGTCGGGGACCCGATCACCCTTGCATGCCGGGCCGGGCGGCGCCCGGCGGCCTCACCGGCCGGGGGGCGCGTGCCCGGTGCCGGAGAACACCGGGCACGCGCCCTGCCTGCGGTTCAGCCCTTGATGCCACCGGCCGTCAGGCCGCTGACGATGCGGCGCTGGAACACCAGCACCACGATGACCAGTGGAACCGTGACGATGACCCCGGCCGCCATGGTCTGGGTGTACGGCACGATGTGCGGCCCGGCGGTGAAGTTGACGATGGCCACCGTGGACGGCGCCACCGCCGTGTCACCCTTCGAGAGCACGCTGGACAGCAGATACTCGTTCCACGACGCCAGGAACACCAGGATCGCGGTGGTGAACATGGCCGGCGCGGCCAGCGGGATGATCACCTTGCGGAAGGCCTGCAACGGGGTGCATCCGTCCACCTTCGCCGCCTCCTCCAGCTCCCAGGGCATGTCGGCGAAGAAGCTGGTGAGCGTGTACACGGCCAGCGGCAGGGCGAACGAGACCTGCGGCAGGATCAGCCCGTGGTAGGTGCCCAGCCAGCCGAAGTCGCTGAACAGCTGGAAGATCGGGGTCAGGATGGCGACGCCGGGGAACATCGAGGCCCCGAGGATCAGTGCCAGCACGATCGACTTGCCCCGGAAGACCAGACGGGACAGCGCATATCCGGCGAACACCGCGATGAGCATCGACAGCACGGTGACCGAGACACTGATCACCATGCTGTTGAGCAGCGACCGCCCGAAGGCGTTGAACTCGGTGTCGAAGGCGTAGCGGAAGTTGTCGAGCGTGACGTGCGTGAACCACGGCGTGTTGTCGAAGGTGTTGGCGTTGTCGCGGAACGCCAGCACCGCCATCCAGTAGAACGGAGCCAGGCACCAGAACACGATGACGACGATCGCCGCCCCGTTTCCCAGCCCGCCCCAGTTGAAACCCTTTTTGTAGACGACGATCTCACGGTCGCCGGCAGCGGAAGCGTCAACGGTCGCGGTGGTCATCTCGTGCCCCTGTCGACGATGTTGGCATTGAACAGTCGCACCAGCACCAGGGCTATGGCGAAGATCAGCACGAACGTGATGGTAGACAGCGCCGCCGCCGAATTGAGCTTACTGGCGAGCTCTTTGACCACCAGGATGGAGATGGTCTGGGTGCCGTTCGAGCCCTGGGTCAGCACCCACGGCAGGTCGTACATCCGCAGCACGTCGAGGCTACGGAAGATGACCGCCACGGCCAGAGCCGGTTTCACCAGCGGCAGGGTGATCCGCCAGAACCGCTGCCAGGCGTTCGCCCCGTCCACCTTGGCGGACTCGTAGATCTCGCTGCTGATGCCCTGGAGACCGGCCAGGATCAGCAGGGCGATGAACGGCGTGGTCTTCCAGACGTCGGCGATCACGATGGCCGCCCGGGCCGGCCCGGATTCCGACGTCCAGGCGAAACTCGTTCCCAGCACGTTGTTCAGCACACCCTGCGGGTCGAAGATGACCACCCAGAGCTTGGCGATGACCGCGGTCGGCACCGCCCACGGGATCAGCACCGCGACCCGCACCAGGGCCCGGCCCCGGAACGCCCGGTGCATCATCATCGCGAACCACATCCCGATGACGACCTCGATGATCACCGTGACCACGGTGAACCCGAGGGTGACCCAGACCGAGTCCCAGAACTGCGAACCCAGGTTGCCGGACGGGCAGGTCTCGGTGCCGCCGCCCACCGCGTTGCACTGCTGGAGGATCCAGTGCGTGTAGTTGCCGACCCCGTTCCACTCGTTGCCCTCGTTGAACAGGCCGGTGGAGTCGTCGAGACCGGGGTCGGTCTGGAAGGACTTGTAGATGGCGTTGACGATCGGATAGCCCACGATCAGGGCCAGCATGACCATGGTGGGACCGAGCAGGTAGAGGGCCATCCGGCCGTCCCGGGAGTGCAGACCGCCACCCCCTGACCCGCCGCCACGCCTACGCCTGCTGCCGCGTTTCTTCGCAGCGTTCTCCGCGATCGGTTCGGAGACAATGCTCATTAGCTGCTCCTGGCTGCTGGTTCCAAGGGCTTCGACGCGCCGGCCGCGCCCGGAGGACGGCGGCGGCCGGCGCCGACCGCAACTGCGGGCAGGTGCCACGAGCCCCGGTTCGTGGCACCTGCCGTTCTGACCGTGTGCAGGAGCGGTACTGATCGCTTCCGCGGTCCGCCGGGATCAGCCCCCGGCAGCCGCCGAGTTGATCGAAGCAGCCATGTCTTTCAGAGCATCCGCGGTGGTCGACTTGCCCTGGAGGGCAGCGTAGGCGTTGGTCTGGATCGCCTGCGTGACAGCCGGGTAGAAGGGCGTGACCGGGCGGGGGACCGCGGTCTCGATGCTCTCCTTCAGCGTGGACAGGTAGCCGAATTCCTTGTTCAGGTCGGCGTCGTCGTACAGCGAGGCGATGACCGGGGCCTTGGAACCCTTGATCAGCTGGTTCTTCTGGATCTCCTCGGACTGGAGGAACTTCAGGAAGTCCAGTGCGCTGGCCTGGTTCTTGGAGTAGGCGCTGATCGCGGCGCTGTGGCCGCCGAGGCTGGAGGCGCCACTACCGGTCGGGCCGGGCAGCGGGGCCACCCCGAACTTGCCCTTGACCTTGGAGTCGCCGTTCAGCTGGGAGTAGGCATAGGGCCAGTTGCGCAGGAACACGAGATCGCCTGCGGCGAAGGCGTTCAGGCTCTCGGTCTCCTTGAAGCCGAGGGCCTCCTTGGGGATGTACCCCTCCTTGAAGCCGTTCACCAGGAAGTCAAGGCCCTTGGCGGCCTCGGCGGTGTCAACGGTCGCGCTCTTGCCGTCGTCGCTCACGATCGTGCCGCCGGCCGCGTTGATGGCCTCCGAGGCATTCACCGTGAGGCCCTCGTACGAGGCCAGCTGACCCGCGTAGCAGCCGGGCTTGGAACCGGTGATCGTGCCGCTGGTGCTCTTGCCCTCGCAGTCGGCGATCAGCTCGTCCCAGGTGGTGGGCGCTTCCTTCACCAAATCGGTTCGGTAGTAGAGCAATCCGCCGTCGGAGTCGTAGGGCGCGGCGTACTGCGTGCCGTTGTAGGTGGCAGCGGTGACCGTCGCGGGCAGCAGATCAGCCTGGTCCAGGGCGAGGTCGCCCTTGAGCGGCACGATCCAGCCCTTGGCCGCGAACTCGGCCGTCCAGACCACGTCGACCGTGACCACGTCGTAGTCCGCGTCCTTGGCCTGGAAGTGCTGTTGCAGGTCGGAGAGCTGCTGGTCAGCGGCGTCCGACTGCTGCTTGATGGTGACCTTCTCCTCGGGGTGGGCCTTGTTCCACTCCTCGGCGATGTACGGCATGATGCCGCTCAGATCCTTGCCGGTGACGAATGTGAATGGGCCTCGGCCGGTGTTCGTTCCCCCGCCGGAATCACCGTCGCTGGAGCCCCCACCACATGCCGACAATGCCAGTACCGTGCCTAAAAGACCTGCTAGGGCCGCGGCGCCTTTGCCTCGCATGACCTGCGTCCTTTCCGTTGGGACCGGACCGTCGATTCGTTTCGACTATTTCAGGGAAGTTAAGACCTCCCCGTGAACCTGTCAACGCCGGAAAACCCCTCGTGACCTACCCGTTGTCGATGTAACTTCCCATAACAGCAGGTAATCACTCCTGGTGCCGACGTTGTCGGGCGGTGGATCCGTGGTGGAGATCATCGGCAGAAGGTGCCGGTGCACATGAGCCACGAAGATTCAGTTCCCCCCCGAAGAGCAATTGCCGAGGCGGCGCCGTGTCCCCGTTCAGGCGGCGCAGCAACATGTCCACCGCCGCCCGGCCAACGTGCGCGGCGGACGGTTCGACGGTCGTCATCGGAGGCGTGGTGAGCTCCGCGACGTGCGGTGGCATGTCGATGCACATGATGGACAGGTCTTGCGGAATCCGCCTCCCGAGATCCCCTGCGGCCCGCATCACGCCGGGCACCGCGTGCTCGTTGAATGCGATGATCGCGGTGAGGTTCGGGTCGGCCTGGAGCAGACGGGTGAATGCCCCCCGGCCGGCGTCCACCGACGCGCCGGCATCGACGGCCACCAGGTCGGCACCGGCCATGCTCGCGGCCCGGCGCAGAGCCTTTTCCGGCCGGGGGTTTTCGCCGTCCCCCAGGAACCCCAGTCGCTGGTGACCCTGTTCGACCAGGTGACCCACCGCTAGCCGGGCCGACTGCTCGAAGTCGGTGTCGGTGAAGTCGATTTCGCCGGGATCCGCGTCGTGGCCGATCATCGCGAACGGGACACCGGCGTCGACCAGCACCTGGATGCGGGGGTCGTGCAGCCGCACGCCCATCACCAGCGCGCCGTCGACCAGACCCTGCCCGGCCAGCTGCGTGAGGTCGTCACCTGCCTCCACACCGGTCCAGAGCATCAGGTGATATCCACGCTGCTGGGCGTGATCCGATGCCCCGACGATGCATTCGAGGGCGTTGAGCCGCAGCGACCCGGCACGGGCGGGGAACAGCAGGGCGATGATGCGGCTGCGCTTGCTCTTCAGCCCGCGGGCGAAGGCGTTCGGGGTGTAGCCCAGATCGAGCATGGCCTGCTCGATGCGTTCCCGGGTGGACAGGGAGATCGGGCGGGTACCGGACAGTGCGTACGACACGGTGCTGACCGAGACCCCGGCCAGGCGTGCGACGTCCGCCATCGTTGCCACTGCGCACCTCATCCGTGAAAGGCGTCGACATTGACCGAACCTCTCGTTCCGCAGATGGTATGGCGCTACCCCGGCGACCGGAAGGCGTCGGGACGCCTGGCCTCGATCTCGGCCAGCGTGCCCCGCAGCCGGGCCAGCGCCCTGGGCCTGCTGGTGGGGGCTGTCGGCTGGAGCAGCGCGGGCGGCACGTCGATCAGGTCACCGCCCTTCAGAACCACCCGGATGGACTCCGAACCCTTGATCCCGGAGGCGATCTCGACCCGCTCGATCTGCGGCCAGGTGGCCCAGCGCTCACGCAGCAGGTAGCGCACGGCCACGCCCTCGTCGTCCACCTCCAGGTACATCCGCAGGCAGCCCATGGCCACGGCGAACAGCCCCGCCGCCACCACCCCGAGAATGCCCCGGGCGACCGGGGACACGTCGAGGTAGATGGCCACGAACGCGCAGACGCAGACCACCAGGACGAGGAACGCGGAAAGTTGCACCGGGATGCGCCGGACGAGCGGCGGCACCGGCGTCTGACGGTCATCGGCAGCGTCGACCACGACCCCACCATACGTCCTGATCCGCTCGCCCGATCAAGAATATCCTCAAACTCGTTACTGTTCGGGCCGGTTGGCGTGCCGCGGGCGCGGCACCCCACTCTCCTGCTGGTCCGGCGCCGGGGTTTCGTCTGAAGACGACGCAGCGGCCCGTCCCTTCTCGGCCCCGTTCCGCAACCCCGACAGCATCGAGCGGACCTGCGTGGCCCTCTGCCGGGTGCCCTCGGCCGGCTGACCGGTGTCCTGACCCAGGCTCGACCGGCTGGCGCTGACCATCGGGATCGGCCCGGTGCCCGCCTGGTGCGAGGGGGCCTGTTCCTGCCCCGGGCCGTTCGGGGGTGGCCCGTCGAAGTGCAGGGCGTCTTCCGCGGCGGGCGGCTGGACCGGGATCATCGGCTGACCGTCGGACGCCGGTGGCTGCGATGCGGGGGGACGGGCGTCGTGGTGCTGGGTGTCGTGCGTTCCCGGGACGTCCTGCTCGGCCGCTTCCATGGCCCGGCGCCGACGACGCAGTTCGGCGCGGGTGAGCTGCTGCGCGGGGATGACGACCTCAGCGGGCTCGGTCGGCGCAGAGCGAGCGCCGGGATCGAGAGGCGTGGCTGCCTCGTAGGGTGCGGTGGGATCGGCACGCTCAAAGGACGCGGCGGCATGGTGGGGCGCGGCAGGATTGGCACGCTCGTAAGACGCGGCAGCCTCGTACGGTGCGGCCGGATCGGCACGCTCAAAGGACGCGGCGGCTTGGTAGAGCGCGGCAGGATTGGCACGCTCGTAAGACGTGCCGGTCTCGAAGGGCGCGGCGGAATCGGCACGCTCAAACGGCGCGGCGGGCACCGCGGGGTCGAAGGATTCGGCGGTCTGGAAGGGATCCGCGGTCTGGAAGGGATCCGCGGTCTGGAAGGGATCCGCGGTCTGGAAGGGCTCGGCGGGATCAGCGGCGGCGTGGCTGCCGCGGGTGTGGGCGCCACGGGGGTGGGCCAACGGAACGGCGTCGGGAGCCAGCGCGACATCGGGGACCGGGTTGCCGAGGGCAGAGTGGTCGGGGGCGAGATGATCGGGGGCGAGATGGTCGGGGGTGAGGTGGCTGCCCCGGCCGACATGGCTGCCAGGTGTGGTGGGGGTACCGGTCTCGCCGAGCCCCTGACTGAACGACTCGTTCTCCTGCGGACCCTTGCCGTACCGGGTGTCGGTCCACGGTGCGGTCAGCGGATCCGCCGACGCCGCGAATCCTGCTGCGGAGATCGTGTTTTCCCGCTCCACCGGGTGGTCCGTCAGGTATGAGGGGGAAGGGTCGCCGGCCGGGGCCGCGTGGTGTCCTGAGAGTGATGGGTCCGGGCGCTGGGGCTGCGGTTCCGGGACGGACGAGTCGGCCCAGCTCACCCCGAGAGGCTCGGATGTGCCCAGCGGTGAGGCCTCTTCGTGGTACCGGGCCTCAGACCGACCGGTGACCTCGGAGATGCCCCCCTGCCACGTCGCCTGCGGGCTCTCTCCCGGCGCCCCGTCCGCCGGCCGGGCCCAGGCCTGGTGGTCATCCGGTCCGCCTGCGGCATGATTTCCGGCAGAGCTGCCGACGCGGCCCTCGGCCGGGTGACCCGGCCAGTCCCCGTCAGGGCTGCCCGGCCGACTCTCGACAGGAGCACCCGGCCGACTTTCGGCCGAGCCGCCCGGCCAGTTCCCGGCGTGGGCCCCGGCTTCGTGCCCGGTCTGGTTCTCCTGGTTCGCCTGCCCGCCGGGCCAGTTCGTGGGGCTATCAGTCCAGTTTCCTTCCCCCCCGGCCCAGTTCACGGAGTTCTCAGCCGCGGGAACAGAGCCACCACCGGCAGGACGAGCGTCCACGTTCCAGCGCTCGGCGACGTTCTCTGGCGCAGACTCGGCAGGAACTCCCTGGCTCCCGACATCACCGTCAGCCTCACTGCCCTGACCGGCTCCGCCCCTGGACCAGGGACCTTCCCCCACGCCCCACTGCACTCCTAGCTCAGCGGCGTCCCCCGTTGTCGGCGAAGACGTCTGCGGCGCAAAGACTTCTTGACTGCTCAGGCCATGGCCCGGCCCGTCCGACCGCGGCCCGGAAGCTTCGGCAACCGGCTCAGGCGTAGCAGCCGCGCCCTCGGCCCGCCCTGAGGCGAACGGCTCTGAACCCCAGGTGAATTCTACGCCCTCCAGCGAATCCTCCCGGTTCACAACGGCGTCCACAGGCTCGATCGGCTCGAAGAACGTTCGCCCCACGGCGGGACGGCCGGGCCCCTGCGCACCGGTGGCCGGACCGGCCGGTTCACCGACGCCCGTGTTCCAGACGATCGGGTCGGATTCATCCTGCGGCACAGGGGCGTTCGCACCGAACGGCACGTCCAGCGACAGGGGTCCGGCCTGGGCCACCGGGTCGGGCATGGCCACCGGCTCCGCCGACAGGACGGCCGGGGCGGCCGGGCCGGGAGCGACGTCGCCCGACAGCCGGATCGGCTCGGACGGGCCACGGTCCGGATACCCCTGACGCTCGGCGTACTCGGGCAGGTCGGTGTGGTCGTCGTAGTGTGAGTAGTCGGCCTGGCCCGGACCGCTCCCGGCGTCCT
The Kineosporia corallincola DNA segment above includes these coding regions:
- a CDS encoding ATP-binding protein; the protein is MPPSGERRLLGFLALPVLVLNVVCAFGVASADEGTSRTVLLAILGLCLVLMLIVLTVGPRLARKVLVPQIEPRSGAVTVVPGLAHVTGNGGATPEHRSSSSSGPPQTVQVGPSTELIASVARRNQVLVARQLAAIDQLRVDGAGPDLPAAVGRLGHLAARMRRNGESLMVVAGVDPERRVPEPMLLSEVLAGATGEIESGDRVTTTLDVDQAVRPHLALPLVHLFAELLENATSYSYPASGVQVRVEAGPDGARVEIEDAGPGFSEADLETANQRLRQPGVPVEIGSLGLGLFVVGRLARQLPCSVELGRAATGGVLVTVDLPHGTFAPNLVPGNQQEDAGSGPGQADYSHYDDHTDLPEYAERQGYPDRGPSEPIRLSGDVAPGPAAPAVLSAEPVAMPDPVAQAGPLSLDVPFGANAPVPQDESDPIVWNTGVGEPAGPATGAQGPGRPAVGRTFFEPIEPVDAVVNREDSLEGVEFTWGSEPFASGRAEGAAATPEPVAEASGPRSDGPGHGLSSQEVFAPQTSSPTTGDAAELGVQWGVGEGPWSRGGAGQGSEADGDVGSQGVPAESAPENVAERWNVDARPAGGGSVPAAENSVNWAGGEGNWTDSPTNWPGGQANQENQTGHEAGAHAGNWPGGSAESRPGAPVESRPGSPDGDWPGHPAEGRVGSSAGNHAAGGPDDHQAWARPADGAPGESPQATWQGGISEVTGRSEARYHEEASPLGTSEPLGVSWADSSVPEPQPQRPDPSLSGHHAAPAGDPSPSYLTDHPVERENTISAAGFAASADPLTAPWTDTRYGKGPQENESFSQGLGETGTPTTPGSHVGRGSHLTPDHLAPDHLAPDHSALGNPVPDVALAPDAVPLAHPRGAHTRGSHAAADPAEPFQTADPFQTADPFQTADPFQTAESFDPAVPAAPFERADSAAPFETGTSYERANPAALYQAAASFERADPAAPYEAAASYERANPAAPHHAAASFERADPTAPYEAATPLDPGARSAPTEPAEVVIPAQQLTRAELRRRRRAMEAAEQDVPGTHDTQHHDARPPASQPPASDGQPMIPVQPPAAEDALHFDGPPPNGPGQEQAPSHQAGTGPIPMVSASRSSLGQDTGQPAEGTRQRATQVRSMLSGLRNGAEKGRAAASSSDETPAPDQQESGVPRPRHANRPEQ